GCTGCCCTGAAATGTGCATGTTTAGATCACAGGACAATGTAAAAAGGCCAGTTCCTTTGCCGTACATGTTCGCCAGAGCATACACGGGAAGGAACTGGCCGATTTATTTGTTGCCGGAACGAAACCGGCTGTTGTTTATGCTTTTGTTTATAGAGTACAACTGATTTAACAGGCGGTCAATGCTCTGGCTGGTTTCAATCACCCGGGGGTGCTGAAAGTCCTGGTAGCAGGCCATAAGGGTGTATAATTGCTTTCTTTTTTCTTCTATCTGCTGCCAAATCTTATTCACCTCTGACTGACTGATGTCTCTTTCCAGTGGAGACCTCTCCTTATACTATTCTGGGTCTTAAGCATCCCCATCTTACCACATTGTTTTTATAAA
This genomic interval from Caldalkalibacillus thermarum contains the following:
- a CDS encoding aspartyl-phosphate phosphatase Spo0E family protein, with the protein product MNKIWQQIEEKRKQLYTLMACYQDFQHPRVIETSQSIDRLLNQLYSINKSINNSRFRSGNK